Proteins from one Mycobacteriales bacterium genomic window:
- a CDS encoding DUF4395 domain-containing protein gives MRVDPRGPRFAAAVTTVVLAVVLLTGSGWLLLAQLFVFGAGAVGKSPYGEVFRRWIRPRLTPPAHMEDAAPPRFAQKVGFGFALVGTVGFLGGVAWLGVVATAFALAAAFLNAAFGFCLGCEMYLLIRRTTHRGVTA, from the coding sequence TACCACCGTGGTGCTGGCCGTCGTGCTGCTGACCGGCAGCGGCTGGCTGCTGCTCGCGCAGCTGTTCGTGTTCGGCGCCGGTGCGGTCGGCAAGTCGCCGTACGGCGAGGTCTTCCGCCGCTGGATCCGGCCGCGGCTGACACCGCCGGCCCACATGGAGGACGCCGCCCCGCCGCGGTTCGCCCAGAAGGTCGGGTTCGGTTTCGCCCTCGTCGGCACCGTCGGCTTCCTCGGTGGCGTGGCGTGGCTGGGCGTCGTCGCGACGGCGTTCGCACTCGCCGCTGCGTTTCTCAACGCGGCCTTCGGCTTCTGCCTGGGCTGCGAGATGTACTTGCTCATTCGTCGCACCACCCACAGAGGAGTAACTGCATGA